The genomic interval AACGATACTCTTTATCGCAATCTGGCCTACGGCCGACCCGATGCCAGCGAAGCGGAAGTGTACGAGGCCGCGCGCCTCGCCCACCTTGAGGCGTTTATCCACAGCCTGCCGGACGGTTACGAAACCCGGGTTGGCGAGCGCGGGTTGAAGTTGTCGGGCGGCGAAAAACAACGGGTGGCGATTGCCCGGGTGATCCTGAAGAATCCACCCCTGTTGATTCTCGATGAGGCTACCTCGTCCCTGGATTCGCTATCGGAACAGGCCATCGTGGGCGCCTTGAATGAAGTCAGCCGGCAGCGCACCACCCTGGTGATTGCCCACCGCCTGTCCACCGTCAGGGATGCCGACACCATCCTGGTAATGGACGCAGGCCGGATCATCGAGCGTGGCCATCACCAGGAGCTGCTGGCCCGGAATGGTCGTTATGCCCAGCTGTGGCACCAGCAGCACCACAGCGCCGAGGCAGATACCGACGAGCCCGGGGCTAGCGCAGACTGAGCCGCTGGGCCAGCCCGGAGGCCCGGACCACCTGTTGCTGCACGCTGTCCTGGAATACCCCGGCGTCGCCGGTGATCAGGCTGAACCAGTTGCGAGCCCGGGTAATCCCGGTGTAGATCAGCTCCCGGGTCATCACCGGGCTGAGCCGGTCTGGCAACACCAGGCAGGTGTGCTTGAATTCCGAGCCCTGGGACTTGTGGACAGTCATGGCGTAGACGGTTTCCACCTGCTGCAGCCGGCTCGGCGAAATCCAGCGAATGGTGTCGGTGCCGTCGGACGCCGGGAACGCCACCCGGGGTGTGGTCTTGGCCTGGCCCTGGTGGTCCCGGTCCCAGGGTACCTCCACCGTGATCCCGATATCCCCGTTCATCAGGCCGAGATTGTAATCGTTGCCGGTGACCAGTACCGGACGGCCGCTGTACCAGGTTTTTCCGCCATCAATGAGCCGGTGCGCCAGCAACTGCTGGGTTACCAGCTCGTTGATGCCCTCCACACCCCAGGGGCCCTTGCGTAAGGCGCACAGGATCTGGAAATCCGCAAATGCCTCGAGCAGGGAGCGGGCAAGGTGGTCCCAGTGCTCCCGGCTGCTGTCTGCGGTTAATTTGGCATCTTTAAGCAGTGTCAGGTAGTGCCGGTAGCCCACGGGCGGCGCTAGCAAGCCGTCCTTGCCGGGCCGGCCCTCGCCCCGATTCCGGAATGCCTCCGGGCTGCCGCCGATGGCGTGGTTGGCCACCAGCGCCAGCGTGCTGTCGCGATCCGGGCGGCGCCAGCCGCCGTTCAGCCAGATCACATCGTTGAAGCCACCATCACGACAGGCCGCCAGGGTGTTGGCATCCAGCCGGTTGGTGTTGACCGCCTCGGCCAGTTGGCCTATGCCGCTGTGCTCGTCGAACCGGAAACTCTTACGCAGCATGGCCACGGCCTGGTCCGGCTGCTGGCCGTCCGGGTCCTGCAGCTCGCTGGGTAAGGTGTGGCCGGTGACGGCGGTTAGCCAGTCGGCGGTGGCCGGGGTGTAGTGGGCGGCAGCTGCGCGCTGGCACAGCTGGCCCAGCACCGCACCGGCATCCACTGATGCCAGCTGATCCTTGTCGCCCAGCAGAATCAATTGCGCCGAGGGCGGCAGCGCCTCGAACACTGAGGCCATCAGATCGACATCAACCATCGAGGCTTCGTCGATCACCAGGATATCCACCAGCAGCGGGTTGTCCCGGTTATGCCGGAACTGTCGGGTGTCGGGCCGGCTACCCAGCAGCCGGTGCAGGGTGGTGACCCGGGTTGGGATGTCATCCAGGCTGACCTGACCGGGTAACTGTCCCAGCGGAAGTTCGCTGACCGCGCCGCCGATGGATTCGTTCAGCCGTGCTGCGGCCTTGCCGGTGGGGGCTGCCAGGCGGATGCGGTACTTGCGGCCGTCGGCCCGGTCTGAAGTGGTTCCGGCCACCGCCTGCAATGCCGCCAACAGCTTGACCACGGTGGTGGTCTTGCCGGTGCCGGGGCCGCCGGTAATAACCGCGAACCGGTTGCGGGCGGCCAGGGCACAGGCCAGCTGCTGGTAATCGACCTCGCTCTGGTGGCCAAACAGGATCCCCAGGGCCTGGCTGAGGGTAGTTGAGGCGGCACTGGCGGTATCGGCCAGGGGCGATGGCAACGCCAGACGGCTGTGGATACCCTCGGCGATCCGTTGCTCGTAGCGCCAGAACCGGCGCAGGTACAAGCGACTGTCGTTCACCACCAATGGTGTAGTCAGTGAGCCATCACTTACCGCGCAGCTATTATGAATAGTGGACAGGAAGTCAGGCAGGTTGAACCTGGCCAGAATATCCCGGGGCGACGGCACGGTCTCGGTATCGGCTGCCGGCACCAGGTTGATGCTGTCCTCTGGTGGCAGTGCCAGGGTCGCCTCGGCGTCCTGCAGCAGCTGGCTCAGATCGATACAGACATGACCCCGGCCAACCTGGTGCGAGGTCAAAGCGGCCAGCAACAGCAGCAAGGGTGCCGGGGCTTCGCCCTGCTCTTCGCTGAGACTGCGGATCAGCCGGGC from Marinobacter sp. LA51 carries:
- the recD gene encoding exodeoxyribonuclease V subunit alpha; protein product: MSKTRHSDQQFALDLGSDIDTGMPDPAPTPAIDSQQLFACLDTMDALLAQWQDQDWLRPLDVGFARLIRSLSEEQGEAPAPLLLLLAALTSHQVGRGHVCIDLSQLLQDAEATLALPPEDSINLVPAADTETVPSPRDILARFNLPDFLSTIHNSCAVSDGSLTTPLVVNDSRLYLRRFWRYEQRIAEGIHSRLALPSPLADTASAASTTLSQALGILFGHQSEVDYQQLACALAARNRFAVITGGPGTGKTTTVVKLLAALQAVAGTTSDRADGRKYRIRLAAPTGKAAARLNESIGGAVSELPLGQLPGQVSLDDIPTRVTTLHRLLGSRPDTRQFRHNRDNPLLVDILVIDEASMVDVDLMASVFEALPPSAQLILLGDKDQLASVDAGAVLGQLCQRAAAAHYTPATADWLTAVTGHTLPSELQDPDGQQPDQAVAMLRKSFRFDEHSGIGQLAEAVNTNRLDANTLAACRDGGFNDVIWLNGGWRRPDRDSTLALVANHAIGGSPEAFRNRGEGRPGKDGLLAPPVGYRHYLTLLKDAKLTADSSREHWDHLARSLLEAFADFQILCALRKGPWGVEGINELVTQQLLAHRLIDGGKTWYSGRPVLVTGNDYNLGLMNGDIGITVEVPWDRDHQGQAKTTPRVAFPASDGTDTIRWISPSRLQQVETVYAMTVHKSQGSEFKHTCLVLPDRLSPVMTRELIYTGITRARNWFSLITGDAGVFQDSVQQQVVRASGLAQRLSLR